The genomic DNA AGCACAACAAGCGTATCCTGTTCCAGAGGATGGCGCCCTACCCCCAGCGCAAGGTCATCACCTTTAACCGCTACACCGATGATTTTGCCTTCTACATCAACTATGGAGACCTAAGCTTCCTGGGGCAAGAAGATCTCAGGTACATGAAAATCTAAACTGAGTGATGTTTTGACAAGAACAATATGCAAATGTGTTGTTCGCACATGAAGTTAATTCTATTTTAGTACTAGTCAGCttttgtagatttttttttatattaacaCCCTACACCTCTAacacattgttttttttgtttttttttaaacatcaaACAACTTCCATCTTGTCAATGTTCATGCAGCGTGTTTGGTTCTCTGAACCTGACCACAGTGAAGCTGTCTGGGGTGGGCAGCAGCTTCCACAAACATGGTGATGCAGAGCCCAAGGGCATCAAGGCCCACTTCAACATGGATGAGAGTGGAGTCCTTCTGCTAGACCGGGTCAGTGATGTAGCTTAGTAACTGAAACATTTTAACATTACCACACAGGCACCTTTTCATTAATTACACAAATAACATGAAAGATCTGCTCCTTTTGGGGTTTGGACATTTTTGAAGTTTTGGTTGCTGTTTTAGGTTGAgtccgtttttgagactattATGGAGGACAAAGAAGAGGAATCTACACTGACAAGTAAGTTTGGTGCTTGTAAAAGGCAAAATAACAATGAAAATGGCCTCCCTTCATTTGATTCTATTTATAACTGCTCTCCCTTGTTTACTTGTTTCTAGAACTGGGAAATACCATCTCTAGCCTTTTTGGAGGGGGGACATCAGAACCAAACGCAAATATAACCGAGCCAGTTCAAGTAAACCTTTTACTTTCTCAATTTCTCATGCTTTCTTCTGCAATGTACATGTTGACACTTAAAGTGCATGTGCTAGCAGGATTTCACCATTGCTTGCAGAATTCCCTACTATCAGGCAAACAAAATGTTCCAATTTCTCTGCTTTTACTGTATTGCAATATGATATTTTTATTCATCtccaggatgaggaggaggtgcctCCAGAGCCtgggaaggagcaggaggagcagggcaagaaggaggaggctggtcaggaggagaaccaggaggTCAATCGGGAGGCTGAGGATCAACCTTCGGATGCACCGGACACAGATAAAGAGAAGGTTGAACAACACGGAGCCAATGGGAAATCTGGAGATCCTCAGGTGAGCAGACTGTTCAAGTCTTCTATTGTCAGAATCACAAAACAACACAGTctgactgggcactgaaattctaaGGACAAGACTACGCAAGGCAACCTGGCAAAACATGAcctataagtacacagaacatagattacatctatgctaaataagtaaacctcctaaatatacagataatatTCTATCCaatatactaaacctctaatacacataataacctatactaaccttataaacctattcTAGGTGTACATTTATCAGCCGCCTTGTTATCCAAAATCATGCATATAGtatgaaggaggaggggaagtagTTTGCTCCCATAAAGCAGATGGAATGCCAAAGACATTAATTAAATCCCTTCAAGCAGGATGAAAAGGAAGGTGGCAAAACGGAAACCAAGGAAGAGGAGAAAACTGCAGAAGAAGAGGCAGCTGAGAAGAAAGTCAAGTCCCAGAAGAAGGCCAAGATCTCTGAGGAAATTACTGTAGAACTGCTGGTCAACGATATCGTCAACCCTACCCTCGACCAAATCAACACCTCCAAGAAAAAGTATGCTGCTTGCAATCTCATTTATGAAGGAAAAATATTTCTTCCATTGCGCTAGGATTGCTCAAACTCGATGATCTGAGCTGCGTTTTTGTTTTTCAATGGTTATGGTAGTTTGAGAATTTTAAAAGATGTTCCGTTCTCTTTCAAGGTTACAAGACCTTACTGACAGAGACCTGGAgaaacatgagagagagaagacgctGAACAGTCTGGAGGCTTTCATCTTTGAGACGCAGGTAAAGATCCTGTTTTAAAGTTTCTTGTTGACATCACTGTCATCTGAAACAGTGGAAAATACTTAaattagaattttttttttttttttaaggaaccAACTGATCAAGTCCTAGGGTTGAGGGGTATGGTAGTGTTTAAATTGGTCTATATGGGACGCCCCGATAGTGTGACTTGTACCACACCCGTAGGACAAGCTATACCAGGACGAGTTCCAGGCGCTGGtgtctgaggaggagaaggaggagatttCAGCCAAGCTGAGTCAGGCCTCTGAGTGGATGGATGAAGATGGCTATTCGGCTGCTACCAAAGAACTGAGGGAGAAACTGTCAGAGTTGAAGAAGCTGTGCAAGGCCATGTTCTTCAGGGTGGAGGAACGCAGAAAGTGGCCTGACCGGCTGGCTTCCCTGGAGAGCATGCTCAACACCTCTTCCTACTTCCTCAGGTGAGGGCCCCAGTGGTTGCCATCATTGTGATCTCAAGGCAGTGGTTTGAACAAGGCAATGGAATACTCTAATGGATTGCTAGAGTTTTGATTAATTGTATATGGTCATGTTTGAGATCTGATATAATTTACCTTATCTTTTTAGGAGCGCAAAACTCATTCCTGAGGATGACCAGATCTTCAGTGAAGTTGAGCTGAAGACTTTGGAGAAAGTCATCAACGAAACCACAGTACAGTAATTCTTTGTGTGGCTTATTCTCTTTCTGTACACATGGTGCATTGTTAGTCAACCTTTTGAAACAGAAACCCAGCTATTTTAATCCTTTACTCCTCACAGACATGGAAGAATGCCACGGTGGCGCAGCAAGACAAGCGTTCTCCCACAGAAAGGCCTGTCCTGTTGTCCAAAGACATTGAGTCCAAATTGGCCTTGCTGGACCGTGAGGTCAACTATCTGCTCAACAAGGCCAAGTTTGCTAAGCCCAAGGCCAAGCCTAAACCCAAGAACAGCACCAATTCAGAGGGCAGCAAAGCTAACGGTACAGCAGAAGAGAAAGTAATTCCTCAAACGGAGGAGAGCACAAAAGGTGCGTGGGGGGAGGGTAAAACACAAGTTCTgtgcattttaattttaataTTCTGAGTTATGTATGTACTAATAGTTAACTTCACTTTTTGTGTATTTAATTATTGTCATTTTTAAAGTGATTGACAATATTGAAATTATCCATCTGACATCCAACAGAAAGTGTTGTGCCACCGGTTGAGGAGACACCCACCAAAGAGACTATTGGACAGGATGCAGAGCCAACCATACAATCACAGATTTTGGATGAAACGAGTACAGGTACATATGCCATGGCGACAGGTTTTGCCATAGGAACTGTCTGCATATGTGCACTGCTGTATAGTCTTAAAagaggtgtgttcgacttcatgcagtgccGGTGGCGTTGAcggctgccttgaatctgagaatgccattggttccttcaagtcagccgggctgcagacgacgccagccctgcatgaagtcgaacgcacctaatggctCAACAGCAGTGTGCAATGGTTGGAAAGGACCATATTTTTGTAGTTGTGATGTATAGTTTAGCCTTTTGTTTTAAATTTATCCAAATGCATTTCCAGCTAAACAAGAATCATTTTTATAATTTCAATTCACAGAAGCGCCTGAGAAAAAACGACTCGAAAACCACATTGAGGATGAATTATAACAGCTGGAACTGAAAGGAATAATTTTGTTGTATTTATTGACAATGTTACGTTTCTTCTGTGTTTTTGATTTCGTTTTGCCCCTCCAAAAAATAGTAATAATAACTTAGAAGTGGGAATGTGTCCGACTTTTTGTCTACACTCGTTATCACCACCTCCTCTTGTTTCATGTTATTTTGCTCCCcttgtctgtgatgctgtgCCGCAGAGCACTTACAACCCCTGGAAAACCAGTAAATGAAATCAACCCATAGCTCCTTTTTGTGAGTCACACCATTGTCTGAGACTTTGGAGGAAAACTAAGGAAATATTAAATACTGTTAGTTTTATTTATTATCATGCATTGTCATACTGCAACATATGTTTGTCCAATACAGCTGCATCTTACATACTGTGTAAAAAAGGACCAACTCCAATGAAGTGCAGCAGTGCGTTTCATGTTCTGGTCAAAAAGGGTTGTCTTCATGTGCTGTTATCCTCAAAAGTGTCTTTGGTTCACAAAGGGCAAATGGCTATTGTGCAGTTTTGTATAATTTCAAAGCCAGTTTGTATATCTTGAAGTGATAATGATGCCATTGCTGGAAGATAAATGGTTTGTCATGAGAAAGAAATCCTACAGAATGCCTTGAGGTTTCTTACAGTACATGTTGGGGTTTTctaaaagaagaaacaaactaAATTGGATATAAAGTGACAAGGTTTGGCCATGAAAATAAAATTGATACTGCCAAGTTATTGCTTATCCAGTTGGAATGTACCACTGAATTGGAATGAGCTTAGATATAGGACAAACCTACCCTCAACTCCTTGTTGCCTGTAAtttttctgtcttttcctcCTGATACAGTTTTTAGATATTTTCCCTAATTCAATTACCAAATTTTGAGTTTAAAGATTTTCAGTTTGAACCTTTAGGACTGCCGTACTGACAGGAAAATAACCAGATGGTTATCATGTCTCATGAGCTGCTTGGCCCAAGAAGTGcagttttgttttggtattgcTTTTTGCTTTGTACTTTTGGCCTTGGGACAGATCATCAGAGATTGGATCCTTGGATCTTGACCTTTTACAAATGAAAGGAAATGGATGATTGACTTGCATCTGTAGGCATGTTCTGGGTTGTTTACACTAACAATTTGACAAATTAGACCAAAACACTGATGAACCACCATTAATGATACCATAATGATACACATCCTACAGAATGTAGCCCATCTGGAATGTGCCCAGTAAATATTGAACTTGTTTATCACCTCAGATGGCTGGATTGTGAGCAGAAGACAATACTTTATTGGGAGTGGGACATGCCAATGTTTTCTTTCTAAAATGTTAATAaaggtttttgtttttacatctGTTCccttaaaaatattttttatgaatTCAGCCACCTCTTCACATTAAATGTCTTGAAAATGTGAATGAATTAATATAACCAACTGGACATATTATGCACAATATTGACCCAGAAGCCATCACAAACAAGTATAAAGTAAATGTCATACAGTAAACAGAATTTAGgtcaattacattttattaaaaCCTGTTTTGGTTATAATAATAGCTGTTCATGTGGTTATAAAGCATATGTCTTAATATGTAGAGATTGCAAAATTGATAGTAATAGGTACAAAATGCCCCTTTATATTCCACCACAAAATTGAGTTAAGATATGCAGCACCATCACACCAGTAATTGAATAATGTATTACTAAACCCAACCTTGTACTCATTTCATTCTGACTGATGAACAGGAAGAACCAATGATAGTCCTTCTAATTACCTAGCTAAACAACACTTTCAAATGTAGAATAATCATTTCAAGCATGCAGTACTGCTGTGAATGTTGCTCAAGCATATTATAAGTGCTTTTGTGTTTTCTTTGGACTTTGACCTTTTGTCATACCTGCCATTGAGATATTTGGATAGTTAAGTTTCAGGTCCCATGTCCTTAGTCTTAGTTGAGTGAATGAAAGCAACATGGATAGTCCAAGGATCATTTAGACTTAATCTTGAAATATATCAATTTGTCTCAGTGAATGTAAACTGGACATGAATTGTtggccaaaacaggaagtttcaTTGACCATTGACACTCAAATCTAGTGTTAAATTAAAGTGAAATAcatatgaatgtgtgtggagATTGAGATTTCATAAATGTCACAACATTTCCATCTGGGAAATTGTACATTAAAAAACAGCGTCACTTCAGGTGAGTACGACGGAGCCTTGAACAGCCACACCCTACTTCACTCTTGTAAGTAGAGTATGCCTTTCTCTACCCAGCCTTGCTTTGAGGCATACATCTGGAAAGTTATGAATCCTGccagagtgaggaggagagcacCTATGATCCCCACTGCTATGGCAACTTCCCATCCTTCTGCATGTTTGTCGACTTGTGCCACTGCAGAAACAAGCAGACATGATTAGACTGAGTAGACTAACTTGACAGGTTTGTTTCTCATGCACTTACATGTGACAAGAATGTTTGACCTGGTCCATTTTGTCACCTGAACCCACTGTTAAATAGCTTAGGGTACAAACAATATCTACTGACATGGCTTTAAGTGGAACATATTATCTGAAGATTCTGCGATGGTGACAAAAGAACCATGTCCCTATGGATAAGTTTGGACTTACTGAGTCAAAATTATATCTGTTCTTTATTATTTCCCTTGAAGGGTTAAATATAGAAAGAAAAAGTTTTAACTTTTTGGTGAAATTGTCAGGATAAATCTGCATAATAATATCAACTCATGACCAAACATAATATGCCTACCTTCAGACTCAATAAGACCAGCtgtaaaagagaaaagaaaaaatctaATTCAGGTGCATCACCAAGAATTTGGGGCCCTACGTAATGAGATTACACTAGGCCCCTCAAAATACATAATGATCAGTATTGACTATTTGACAGCTCTGATCCAATTCATACCACTAATTCATATAACATTGATGAGTATGGAAAGTGATCTGTAAATTCCTACTGTGCCTTCATTCTTTTGCTGAAGAGCCGATAAATGTTGAAGCATCCCAGAATGTTGAGACATCATTGAACGATGGACGGTCAGATTCTCACCGTTGTCCACTCGTGTGCTAATAGGGCCGGAGCTAACTGTGGCCATGTCCCTCTCTGAGGTGCCTTGGGTTGGAGAGACGTCTCGCCTCCGTCTCTTAGTAGTGCAGTTCTGAATGCAGGGTTGGGGGAGTGGGGTTTTAACATGACAATGGTCTTATAATGCAAAACAATTACATCCTCTTTTCTTGTTGCAAATATTAATATTTGAGTTTCTGAAGTCAACAGAACTATCGTTTTGACATAAAAACGTATGTATTAGAAGGTATGTAAACCATTTCACATATCTATTTGATCTTTATGGACTTTCATTGATATTATGTCATGGTAAGAAACGTAAAACTATATATACTATTTATAATGCAATATAAATTATATAAAACTATTCATCTGTTTGTGAAACTGGGCCTAAAGCATCTTAACTCTAATCAGTTGAAGTTCATGTTTTAGCAACTGACCTGTTGCAGGGAGCTACAAAGAGAGGTCTCACACAGTCTGGCTATACAGTGGAGGTAGAAGGTGGATAGCGTCCTATTCTGGTGTTGAACAAACCGAAAGGCCTCAAAGGAGAATCGTGCTACCTGCTGTTGTCCATTTACCCCTATCACTGTCTGGCCATCGCGGTTACAcctgggagacagagacacaaggtTTTGCATGATGCTTTCCTTTACATTATGGGATATATTTAACAGTCCAGAATATTTACCATAAAAATAGTTATTGACTTGGGGCATTAAACTACcgcacagtgcccatgatgcagttgGTTATTAAGAcatacaaatacagattacttgaactatagatagtgTACAGTGAGGAAAAAAATCATTTGATCCCCAGCTAATTTTGTACAATTTTGATCAGTCTATAATTTTAATAtataggtttatttgaacagtgagagacagaatttttttttaatccataGAAACGTATGGCAaaattgatttgcattttaatgagtgaaataagtatttgacccctcTGCAAAACATGATTTAGTACTTTGTGGCAAAACCCTTGTTGGCAATCACAGAGGTCAGATGTTTCTTGTAGTTGACCACcaggtttgcacacatttcagaagggattttgtcccactcctctttgCAGATCTTCTCAAAGTCATTAAGGTTTTGAGGCTGACGCTGACAACTCGAACCTTCAGCTCCCTCCACAGATGGGATTAAGGTCCAGAGACTGGCTGGGCCACTCCAGGACTTTTATGTTCTTATTTTACAGCCACTCCTTTGTTGCCTTGGTCGTGTGTTTTGGGTCACTATCACGCTGGAATACCCATCCACAACCCATTTTTCACCCAAGATTTGACAGTACATGGCCCCGTCCATCGTCCCTTTGATGCGATGCAGTTGTCCTGTCCCCTTAGCAGAAAAACACTCCCAAAGCATAACGTTTCCACCTCTGTGTTTGACGGTGGGGGTGGTGTTCTTGGGGTCATAGgcagcattcctcctcctccaaacacgGCGAGTTGAGTTGATGCCAAAGAGCCAGATTTTGGTCTCATCTGACCACAACACTTTCACCCAGTTCTCCTCTGAATGATTCAGATGTTCATTGGCAAACTTCAGACGGGCCTGTCAAGTGCGTTCTTGAGCAGGGGGACCTTGCGGGCACTGCAGGATTTCAGTCCTTCATGGCGTAGTGTGTTACCAATTGTTTTCTTGGTGACCATGGTCCCAGCTGCCTTGAAATCATTGACAAGATCCTCCCGTGTAGCTCTGGGCTGATTCCTCACCATTCTCATGATCATTGCAACTCCACAAGGTGAGATCTTGCATGGAGCCccagcagggacggactggggggaaaaagtggcccgggagttatactgtcagactggcccactcagtaaacggcgtgttgtccactcaatgcattGCACGcatcgaccagtcattggcctacatggaaaaatacccatacacttagcattattttggatgattacaaataaattacatcatatatgtttAATTTCTTACTTTAAACTTCCGAAGTCGGAAgttcaacgtcagagatgtagttatgccactgcatacttctattctatttttttttattacataattatttataagtatgcagtggcatagctacatctctgacgttgataacaaaccaaaccgtttaaaaatcggttgaaaattgagcaagttatgattatttaaaaagtacatgtagcaccaacccaatgttatgggtgagcgagttcactgtagcaagatggccgccatgtgcggacgttctagactccACCGTAAGACAtactggctgtgtctactaccgcgcactttatgaagtacactgcaatacagtgccttgcaaaacagtgcacttacatattcagtgcaatccgtcgctgataagtgctgtctcaagtggaacacttacgttaaacacttggtggaagtgacggacgcaaatctgctcgccacaccgcaaaacctgccaaaatgaacgcgcttctccactcaagtggaaaaatctgccgaaagggctcctccttttcccctacgtagccaagatggcgcccgtttagtttttttggaccgtttgcagtgcgccatccgggtactttcagtgcactgaattcttctggttttgtgagtgaagcgccctaagcactgaaagtcagtgctcgaagtgcacaagtgcgcggtagaaGACACAGCCCTAGTGTTTATATATCTATGGGGCACAGTGCCCGCAATTATGTCGGTGACAAACACAGATTTCCGATGAGGTCTTAACTCTATGGATGAGGTACGCGGCTGGCATCACCTCATCGCCGGCCTGCGGTCTGATacataatgcccgacgaggtgtccaatatcacctgataatggacgatgcggaggcgtgcgCGTCGGACGGTTGCTTCCTGCTtttcgaagggcattatcccgcttataccatagtcacttgccaacgattttttttacaaatattaatttctgttttaaggcgttttgcaatagaaaactaacgtttttcaacgttagccaactcgGATATTTCTAGTCCCctagctcatagaaccaacaccggctttcctttg from Hypomesus transpacificus isolate Combined female unplaced genomic scaffold, fHypTra1 scaffold_88, whole genome shotgun sequence includes the following:
- the hyou1 gene encoding hypoxia up-regulated protein 1 isoform X3, giving the protein MVQMGRMMTVCALMCLVLALLPSHTASVAVMSVDLGSEWMKIAIVKPGVPMEIALNKESRRKTPVAVCLKENERLFGDGALGVSVKNPKFVYRHLQSLLGKKHDNLQVALYQKHFPEHQLLKEEDRGTVYFKDLEEMQYTPEELLGMVLNYSCSLAQDFAEQPIKDAVITVPAFFNQAERRAVLQAAQMAGLKVLQLINDNTAVALNYGVFRRKDINSTAQNVMFFDMGSGSTVATIVTYQTVKTKEAGVQPQLQIRGVGFDRSLGGFEMELRLRDHLAKLFNEQKKSKKDVRENHRAMAKLLKEAQRLKTVLSANAEFMAQVEGLMDDIDFKSKVTRVEFEALCTDLFERVPHTVQDALSSAEMSLDEIEQVILVGGATRVPKVQEVLLKAVGKEELGKNINADEAAAMGAVYQAAALSKAFKVKPFLVRDVAVFPIQVEFTRESKEEDGSKSLKHNKRILFQRMAPYPQRKVITFNRYTDDFAFYINYGDLSFLGQEDLSVFGSLNLTTVKLSGVGSSFHKHGDAEPKGIKAHFNMDESGVLLLDRVESVFETIMEDKEEESTLTKLGNTISSLFGGGTSEPNANITEPVQDEEEVPPEPGKEQEEQGKKEEAGQEENQEVNREAEDQPSDAPDTDKEKVEQHGANGKSGDPQQDEKEGGKTETKEEEKTAEEEAAEKKVKSQKKAKISEEITVELLVNDIVNPTLDQINTSKKKLQDLTDRDLEKHEREKTLNSLEAFIFETQDKLYQDEFQALVSEEEKEEISAKLSQASEWMDEDGYSAATKELREKLSELKKLCKAMFFRVEERRKWPDRLASLESMLNTSSYFLRSAKLIPEDDQIFSEVELKTLEKVINETTTWKNATVAQQDKRSPTERPVLLSKDIESKLALLDREVNYLLNKAKFAKPKAKPKPKNSTNSEGSKANGTAEEKVIPQTEESTKESVVPPVEETPTKETIGQDAEPTIQSQILDETSTEAPEKKRLENHIEDEL
- the hyou1 gene encoding hypoxia up-regulated protein 1 isoform X2 is translated as MRSRRVLGPMVQMGRMMTVCALMCLVLALLPSHTASVAVMSVDLGSEWMKIAIVKPGVPMEIALNKESRRKTPVAVCLKENERLFGDGALGVSVKNPKFVYRHLQSLLGKKHDNLQVALYQKHFPEHQLLKEEDRGTVYFKDLEEMQYTPEELLGMVLNYSCSLAQDFAEQPIKDAVITVPAFFNQAERRAVLQAAQMAGLKVLQLINDNTAVALNYGVFRRKDINSTAQNVMFFDMGSGSTVATIVTYQTVKTKEAGVQPQLQIRGVGFDRSLGGFEMELRLRDHLAKLFNEQKKSKKDVRENHRAMAKLLKEAQRLKTVLSANAEFMAQVEGLMDDIDFKSKVTRVEFEALCTDLFERVPHTVQDALSSAEMSLDEIEQVILVGGATRVPKVQEVLLKAVGKEELGKNINADEAAAMGAVYQAAALSKAFKVKPFLVRDVAVFPIQVEFTRESKEEDGSKSLKHNKRILFQRMAPYPQRKVITFNRYTDDFAFYINYGDLSFLGQEDLSVFGSLNLTTVKLSGVGSSFHKHGDAEPKGIKAHFNMDESGVLLLDRVESVFETIMEDKEEESTLTKLGNTISSLFGGGTSEPNANITEPVQDEEEVPPEPGKEQEEQGKKEEAGQEENQEVNREAEDQPSDAPDTDKEKVEQHGANGKSGDPQDEKEGGKTETKEEEKTAEEEAAEKKVKSQKKAKISEEITVELLVNDIVNPTLDQINTSKKKLQDLTDRDLEKHEREKTLNSLEAFIFETQDKLYQDEFQALVSEEEKEEISAKLSQASEWMDEDGYSAATKELREKLSELKKLCKAMFFRVEERRKWPDRLASLESMLNTSSYFLRSAKLIPEDDQIFSEVELKTLEKVINETTTWKNATVAQQDKRSPTERPVLLSKDIESKLALLDREVNYLLNKAKFAKPKAKPKPKNSTNSEGSKANGTAEEKVIPQTEESTKESVVPPVEETPTKETIGQDAEPTIQSQILDETSTEAPEKKRLENHIEDEL
- the hyou1 gene encoding hypoxia up-regulated protein 1 isoform X1, which produces MRSRRVLGPMVQMGRMMTVCALMCLVLALLPSHTASVAVMSVDLGSEWMKIAIVKPGVPMEIALNKESRRKTPVAVCLKENERLFGDGALGVSVKNPKFVYRHLQSLLGKKHDNLQVALYQKHFPEHQLLKEEDRGTVYFKDLEEMQYTPEELLGMVLNYSCSLAQDFAEQPIKDAVITVPAFFNQAERRAVLQAAQMAGLKVLQLINDNTAVALNYGVFRRKDINSTAQNVMFFDMGSGSTVATIVTYQTVKTKEAGVQPQLQIRGVGFDRSLGGFEMELRLRDHLAKLFNEQKKSKKDVRENHRAMAKLLKEAQRLKTVLSANAEFMAQVEGLMDDIDFKSKVTRVEFEALCTDLFERVPHTVQDALSSAEMSLDEIEQVILVGGATRVPKVQEVLLKAVGKEELGKNINADEAAAMGAVYQAAALSKAFKVKPFLVRDVAVFPIQVEFTRESKEEDGSKSLKHNKRILFQRMAPYPQRKVITFNRYTDDFAFYINYGDLSFLGQEDLSVFGSLNLTTVKLSGVGSSFHKHGDAEPKGIKAHFNMDESGVLLLDRVESVFETIMEDKEEESTLTKLGNTISSLFGGGTSEPNANITEPVQDEEEVPPEPGKEQEEQGKKEEAGQEENQEVNREAEDQPSDAPDTDKEKVEQHGANGKSGDPQQDEKEGGKTETKEEEKTAEEEAAEKKVKSQKKAKISEEITVELLVNDIVNPTLDQINTSKKKLQDLTDRDLEKHEREKTLNSLEAFIFETQDKLYQDEFQALVSEEEKEEISAKLSQASEWMDEDGYSAATKELREKLSELKKLCKAMFFRVEERRKWPDRLASLESMLNTSSYFLRSAKLIPEDDQIFSEVELKTLEKVINETTTWKNATVAQQDKRSPTERPVLLSKDIESKLALLDREVNYLLNKAKFAKPKAKPKPKNSTNSEGSKANGTAEEKVIPQTEESTKESVVPPVEETPTKETIGQDAEPTIQSQILDETSTEAPEKKRLENHIEDEL